AATGAGCGGAATAGACTGCCAAGTTGTTTTTGGCGgttttaaacaaaatacagactttatatttcaaacAACAAATTGCACCGTTCTTGAGTCTTTGCTCCTAATAAACCTGATTTGCTGTGGTATTGAAGTTCTCTTCCCCATCGAGCAGACAGATGGTGATATCCATGAAAAAATGCTTCAACTGAGGAAGTGAGCCAGgaatctgcgtgtgtgtgtgtgtgtgtgtgtgtgtgtgtgtgtgtgtgtgtgctcatattAAGCCTGCCTTCACACGTTTCTCTCTACCTGCTGAATGAGTGTTTACCTACAGCTCTTAATCACTTTCTGCACAGCATTGTTGAATACACAATTGTAATTGGTCAACTACAGCTATCTACAATCTACCGTTGCTACGGATGTAGTTTTGATCAATTTGAGACGGGGTCCTGAATCACCCTGTTGGGGTCCAATTCACAATGCAGCCTTGGCGTCCCTTCACACGGAGCCCTACAGATCCACGGATTTCAgtcagtttactaaaaagacaAATGATTTGCTGATGatacaatgttttatgttaCACACTATCTACAGCTGTTTCGAAACTGGTGCTAGCTTTGTCCTATTTTTTGATTACTTAAGTATATTTCAGTCAGCCAACCCATATGTAATgggtgtattattattattaaaaggtTCATTCCAcccaaattacattaaaaaacattttctcatttacCCATGGTGTGGGTATCAATTTAGGCggacagttttattttgagacACTGATTCTGAAAACCTATTTTCTGCtgaatattttaatattgtgaGCAGCTCCAGCAAAACTTATAAAAAATGTGAGGAACCATAAAGAACTGGAGTGCTTCTTGGAActagttgttgttgttcaggGCAGGAACAAATCCAGTAGGCATTAAGGAAAAACCCAAGGCACTTCTTTTAAGACAAAACGTAAAAATGCCTTTAATACATCGGGCACTTCCTGACTTGAAGTTGTTTTTATAATCTGATTCTATTAAGTGTGCCAGATGTATTAAAaggcattttacatttttgttaagaCGAGTGCCTTAGGTTTTTCCCTTGATGTCACAAAAAAACGTGTTGGAGGCAAACATATCAGAGACCAACGCTGCTAAATGATATTGTTAAATATGTTTAGGAGGGAACataattatttcctggattaTATTCACtggcaaagttgtttttttttctccccacaaGTAGCACCACTACATGGGTAGCATGTCAaaagtattaaaatgtattactatACCATCTCTGTAAGGTGTGActtcaattaatcaatcaatcgaGCTTCAGCAGCCCTTAAAGGAATTTTAACTGTTCATCTTAGACTGTTGTCTCAGTAAAGCCACTTACACATGATAGGCGGCAAAACCGCTTTGCGACGGCtgttccattgatttcctacgAATTTGCCGTAGTTGCcctagttgccgctgacctatcgaaagcgcaaccaatgagataacagcatgccgttacctagcaacgggaaatagcttccttgcTACCCTTGATGACGAATACCTGCGCTGCACTTTGCTCTCTGCGCCCTGCCTAGCGGTGCACAGAGACCAAATCGCTTATCATGTGTAGGTGGCACAGAACAGATATTTTAATTTCCTCTTGCTCTTGGCACATCAGCTGTGAAAGCACTTGTTTGCATTCCTAACTAGAAGTTCTTGATCTGATTGGTGATGTGCCGAGAGTCTCTGCGGTCCAGGATGATGGAATATATGACCAAGTTGTACTCTTGCATTTCTGCAAAGGCTTTGGCATCTTTCTCACAATGAACATAACATATTCAGACTACTGTTACATGTTCTTCTCTGTAGCATTTGAACTCACATTTCTGTTTCCTTTCCTCATGTTTAAATCAACTTAGCTTGCTCTGAAAGAGGAATGCGCCAGGCTGGGAGGCTCTCTATGGAGCACATGCTAGTTTAAGAGAATACATCAAAAAATGGGAGATGTTGCATAAAAGCATGGCTACTCCACATAACTTCAATGAGCTTCATCTTCACAGAAACATTGTACACTGAGAGGCTGTGAGGTGCATTAAACTCATTCATTTTTACcacaatatttcatttatttctatCTATCAGGAGCTTCCAATGTAATGCAATGTAATTTCTTCTTATTGTACTTTCTTCCTCATAAATGGCTGATTGTTTCTATAATACTAAAGTTCATTTATTTCCCCCTTCTGTTCCAGAGGCCAGAGATCCAAAATGGGAGGCAAGCTCAGCAAAAAGAAGAAGGGATACAACGTAAACGATGACAAGGCCAAAGAAAAGGATGCCACAGCAGAGGGGGCCTCTGCCGAGGAGAGTGAAGCACCGAAGGACAACAAAGACGAGGCCCCGGCTGCCACCGACACTAAGGAGGTAGCAAACGACACGGCGGCCAAGGAGGCGCCTGCCGCAGACGCCGCAGCGCccaaagaggaggaaaagaacgCCACTCCCGCCGCAAAGGAGCCCGAGAAGCCTGCCGCCAACGCTGAGCCCAAAACGGAGGCGCCCAAGAGCGCAGAGCCCGCCAAGGCTGAGGAGAAACCAGCTGCCGCTGCGGCCCCGGCCAAAGAATCGGCCCCTGCCACCAAGGAACCCGAAGCTAAAGCCGCGGGACCTGCCCCGGCGGCTGAGAGCAAAGATGAGGCCGACGCCAAAAAGACTGAGGCCCCTGCGGCACCAGCAGCCAAAGCCGAGGCGGCCCCCGCTGCCTCCCCTGACCCCAAGCCCACAGAGGTGGCAGCTCCCGCACCAGCAAAGGAGGCCGCCGCAGCCCCTAGTTCAACACCAGCCGCCGAGCCTCCCGCCAAGGAGGCGAACGCCACAGAGGCGCCAAGCAAGGATCAAACCGTAGCAGTTCAAGATTAATGGACAGCTTCTTTtcggaaatgaaaaaaaaattaaaaaagtaccTAACTCAACGACGatgaagattaaaaaagaaaaaaaattaaattaactaGCCCACCCATATTATGATAAcaacaataatgataataattgtAATGATAAtgattgatttgattgattgagGAGGACTGGAGCAACCACATGGGGAAGTTTCCCACCGCTGCAGATGATTATTgccattattattgttatgttttattctattttttctgCTGTAGTATTTGAACTTTGATACGAGTCTGTGTCGGCCATGCGCCTCGCCATTCCACATCCATCATCCCTCTCCTCCTTCACATGTCAAGACGTTGACATCTCAGCTCAGTAGGCCTGCGTTCAAACATTCACCTGCACCCTCGGCTCTGTGGACGGCAGAATATCAACATTTTGGGGGAATGGGATatagggaaggggggggggaggggggggttgagAAATTACTTTACCAGCTGGACTTCCCATTGAATCTGTCCACTCTTCAGCCCTCCCCCTTCCActcatcctcctcttcagaGTATCATGCTCTCCGCCTGGTACCTACAATTTTTCTTAGACGTGAAATTGTGGTtgtgtcctttttttaaacctattcccctccacctccaccacctcacttttttcattattgttgGGTTGTGTTGCTACCCATTTTCCTCTTGGGGTTACACGCCACTTTCTCTGTATGGCAAGACTTAAACGGTTGTTTAAATCTTTTGTGAGAGCGAAGAATGCTCAGGCTTTCTAAGACATTTCGGAGGTTGAAAAAGGCTGGCTTTTGCAGAGCAAAACACATTCTTAGACGTATAAAACAGTCGTAGGAATTTTTCAGATAAACTTCTAGATTTTGTACTGAAACCCTTAGGTATATTGTAAGTGAACTAAgtggttttttaacatttgtaatACACTTATGAAGTCTGCAAAAATCTCGCTGAAAAGATCTCCTCAGTGTTCTTAGAAAGTCTGGTAGAAATCTCCGATCCTTCAACTCAAATCTGATGACAAATTTTAACAGAATAtgagatttttgttttaaaa
This is a stretch of genomic DNA from Sander vitreus isolate 19-12246 chromosome 12, sanVit1, whole genome shotgun sequence. It encodes these proteins:
- the basp1 gene encoding brain acid soluble protein 1 homolog isoform X2 yields the protein MSQRDVHCGSYKAAARNGGPGRYRLLDVQGEFCMNSGVIQSVATRGQRSKMGGKLSKKKKGYNVNDDKAKEKDATAEGASAEESEAPKDNKDEAPAATDTKEVANDTAAKEAPAADAAAPKEEEKNATPAAKEPEKPAANAEPKTEAPKSAEPAKAEEKPAAAAAPAKESAPATKEPEAKAAGPAPAAESKDEADAKKTEAPAAPAAKAEAAPAASPDPKPTEVAAPAPAKEAAAAPSSTPAAEPPAKEANATEAPSKDQTVAVQD
- the basp1 gene encoding brain acid soluble protein 1 homolog isoform X1 codes for the protein MGGKLSKKKKGYNVNDDKAKEKDATAEGASAEESEAPKDNKDEAPAATDTKEVANDTAAKEAPAADAAAPKEEEKNATPAAKEPEKPAANAEPKTEAPKSAEPAKAEEKPAAAAAPAKESAPATKEPEAKAAGPAPAAESKDEADAKKTEAPAAPAAKAEAAPAASPDPKPTEVAAPAPAKEAAAAPSSTPAAEPPAKEANATEAPSKDQTVAVQD